In one Leptospira fletcheri genomic region, the following are encoded:
- a CDS encoding site-2 protease family protein — protein MEKPKYGLHIILFLLTFLTLTFQEETLNLPFLQWDWIRAQFWERYLYSIPVLGILFCHEMGHYLAARYYGIRATLPFFIPLPVSPVGTMGAVIKIQEPIRDKKQLFDIGIWGPAMSLILSVPCYLIGLKYSKLVPISELSQSLGSNPELFQVRFGESLLVAWANQLVLGPFDANLYEVEIHPLAFAGWVGLLVTAINLLPFGQLDGGHVIYAVFGEKYRTWIYYLFCVFLALSFWNYAWILWGLLIYYFIRVEHPYVPDPTYPLDSIRKVSGIAILLSLVFIFTPSPMEIVTAAGPQPSLGEELWNGIRDLFVRQN, from the coding sequence TTGGAAAAACCAAAATACGGACTCCATATCATCCTCTTCCTTCTTACTTTTTTGACTCTTACATTTCAAGAAGAGACTTTAAATCTTCCGTTTTTGCAATGGGATTGGATTCGAGCTCAGTTTTGGGAAAGGTACTTGTATTCGATTCCTGTTTTGGGGATTTTATTTTGCCATGAAATGGGTCATTATTTAGCGGCACGATATTACGGAATCCGCGCGACTCTTCCTTTTTTTATTCCTTTGCCTGTTTCACCGGTCGGAACGATGGGGGCCGTCATAAAGATTCAAGAGCCGATCCGAGACAAAAAACAGCTTTTTGATATCGGAATCTGGGGACCTGCGATGAGTCTGATCCTTTCCGTCCCGTGCTATCTGATCGGCTTAAAGTATTCGAAATTGGTACCGATTTCGGAATTGTCCCAGTCGCTCGGCTCCAATCCCGAATTGTTTCAGGTCCGATTCGGAGAAAGCTTACTTGTGGCTTGGGCCAACCAGTTGGTCTTGGGCCCTTTTGACGCGAATTTGTATGAAGTAGAGATTCATCCGCTTGCGTTTGCCGGTTGGGTTGGCCTTTTGGTTACGGCAATCAATTTGCTTCCTTTCGGCCAATTGGATGGAGGACACGTAATTTACGCCGTTTTCGGGGAAAAATACCGCACCTGGATCTATTACTTATTCTGTGTATTTCTCGCGCTTTCTTTCTGGAATTATGCGTGGATCCTTTGGGGATTGCTCATCTACTATTTCATTAGGGTGGAACATCCTTACGTTCCGGATCCGACGTATCCCTTGGATTCGATCCGGAAAGTTTCCGGCATCGCGATTTTGCTTTCTTTGGTTTTCATTTTTACGCCTTCGCCCATGGAGATCGTTACTGCTGCAGGACCCCAGCCTAGCTTAGGAGAGGAGCTATGGAACGGAATTCGAGACCTTTTCGTCAGACAAAATTAG
- the cysE gene encoding serine O-acetyltransferase produces MFDNIKAIRRNDPAAKSYIEIVLCYPGLHALWFHSVAHSLYNLGLPLIPRIINTFARFLTGVDIHPGAKISPGIFIDHGLGVVIGETAEIGRGCLILQGVTLGGTGKETGKRHPTLKENVVVGAGAKILGNIVIEHNVRIGAGSVVLRDVPPDCTVVGIPGKVVRSKVDFGEAGERMLDHNELPDPIARIFSILAEKIDTLQQEVNDLYAKVNATAPKHTPVKGDQELQEYIYGDGI; encoded by the coding sequence TTGTTCGATAATATTAAAGCGATCCGAAGAAACGACCCGGCGGCAAAGTCATACATCGAAATCGTACTTTGCTATCCCGGATTACATGCGCTTTGGTTTCATTCCGTCGCGCACTCTTTGTACAACCTCGGTCTGCCCTTAATTCCGAGGATAATCAATACGTTCGCTCGATTTTTGACGGGAGTGGACATCCACCCGGGTGCGAAAATTTCTCCGGGTATTTTCATAGACCATGGCCTGGGAGTCGTAATCGGAGAAACCGCTGAAATCGGCAGGGGATGCCTTATTTTACAGGGAGTCACCTTAGGAGGAACAGGAAAGGAAACCGGAAAAAGGCACCCAACCTTAAAGGAAAACGTAGTGGTTGGAGCTGGAGCAAAAATTTTAGGAAATATCGTTATAGAACATAACGTACGGATCGGAGCCGGTTCTGTAGTACTTCGAGACGTACCTCCCGATTGCACCGTAGTGGGAATTCCGGGAAAAGTAGTGCGTTCCAAAGTGGACTTCGGGGAAGCGGGAGAAAGGATGCTCGATCACAACGAACTTCCCGACCCGATCGCCCGGATCTTTTCGATCCTAGCGGAAAAGATCGATACCCTGCAGCAGGAAGTAAACGATCTATATGCAAAAGTGAATGCGACTGCACCGAAGCACACTCCGGTAAAAGGGGATCAGGAACTTCAGGAATACATCTACGGCGACGGAATTTAA
- the mpl36 gene encoding RlpA family plasminogen-binding lipoprotein MPL36 translates to MKRFSAIVILTTITACASVEPRRSISASGDPSEIFFEKEISPMDQESKKDMALAQNSASRQRGLDDLLSDNKPVKATLPAAKKPTEGDFDEIGYSSWYGPKFHGKPTASGELFDKTKLTAAHPSLPLGSVIKVKNLENDKEVTVRVNDRGPFAKDRILDLSEKAAENLDFKDVGIAKVGLKVISKGGKDEAEDLENVEDEEALLNETKSEKLTPKKAITPATLVKGAPKGQTVQVGVFRNSQLAENYRKNLSAEYGEKVYLFEREGMFVLQMGDFSDRGKALQLKTKLKEDGVDCFIPLR, encoded by the coding sequence ATGAAACGGTTTTCCGCGATCGTAATTTTAACCACCATAACGGCTTGTGCTTCCGTAGAACCTAGACGGAGCATCAGCGCTTCCGGCGACCCGTCGGAAATCTTCTTTGAAAAAGAAATCTCGCCTATGGACCAAGAATCCAAAAAGGATATGGCATTGGCGCAAAATTCGGCCAGTCGGCAAAGAGGTTTAGACGACCTACTTTCGGATAACAAACCTGTAAAAGCTACTCTGCCAGCCGCGAAAAAACCGACCGAGGGAGATTTTGACGAAATCGGATATTCATCCTGGTACGGACCTAAATTTCACGGAAAGCCCACCGCGAGCGGAGAATTATTCGATAAAACCAAATTGACCGCTGCTCACCCGAGCCTTCCGCTCGGATCCGTCATTAAAGTAAAGAACCTGGAAAACGATAAGGAAGTAACCGTTCGAGTGAATGACCGTGGGCCTTTCGCGAAAGATCGGATCCTGGATCTTTCGGAAAAGGCCGCAGAAAACTTGGACTTTAAGGACGTAGGAATCGCAAAGGTCGGACTTAAAGTAATCAGCAAAGGTGGCAAAGACGAAGCGGAAGATTTGGAGAACGTGGAAGACGAAGAAGCTCTATTAAACGAAACCAAATCCGAAAAATTGACCCCGAAAAAGGCGATTACGCCCGCAACTTTGGTAAAAGGCGCTCCCAAAGGTCAGACCGTCCAAGTCGGAGTTTTTAGAAATAGTCAGCTTGCGGAAAACTACCGAAAAAATCTTTCGGCGGAATACGGCGAAAAAGTTTATTTGTTCGAGCGAGAAGGGATGTTCGTTCTTCAGATGGGAGATTTTTCGGACCGGGGAAAAGCCCTTCAACTGAAAACCAAGCTGAAAGAAGACGGAGTGGATTGTTTCATTCCCCTAAGATAA
- a CDS encoding tetratricopeptide repeat protein has protein sequence MAESDSRKKFNEALRLEKQGKISQAAKLYGEIVQSEPGFQKAYLNLGALYSKSGDSENAIRTYRRALEIGKTPELYYNMGVELYRLNSPEAAIRALKNSLELNKRYLNSHLLLAYCYKQLEKPEKSELYLKNVLKIEPKNRTALSALATIYFDTEKWDEALDATEKALAVNPNDPRMEILLTEIHVKLGNYKQSFETLKKVTATAQGFSNFSDSVRSSKRNPKPEEKIFFENLETLTKKKLNDFKNKLVLSKESPEDFEAPEAQDALDLSLMYLFHGDTERALKYLLYAQKNLEENPAKEVP, from the coding sequence ATGGCCGAATCAGATTCTCGTAAAAAATTCAACGAGGCTCTTAGACTAGAAAAACAGGGCAAAATCTCCCAAGCCGCGAAATTATATGGGGAAATCGTCCAGTCAGAACCGGGTTTCCAAAAGGCTTATCTGAATCTTGGAGCCCTGTATTCCAAGTCCGGAGATTCCGAAAACGCGATCCGGACATATCGAAGAGCTCTGGAAATCGGCAAGACTCCGGAGCTTTACTACAACATGGGAGTCGAACTCTATCGGTTGAACAGTCCGGAAGCCGCCATTCGGGCATTGAAAAATTCCTTGGAACTGAACAAGAGATATTTAAATTCCCATCTTTTACTCGCGTATTGCTATAAGCAGTTGGAGAAGCCCGAAAAATCGGAGCTCTATCTAAAGAACGTTCTGAAAATCGAGCCCAAAAATAGGACCGCGCTCTCGGCCTTAGCTACGATTTATTTCGATACGGAAAAATGGGACGAGGCTTTGGACGCTACCGAAAAGGCGCTCGCCGTGAATCCGAACGACCCTCGAATGGAAATCCTGTTAACGGAAATCCATGTAAAATTGGGGAACTACAAACAATCTTTCGAGACGTTAAAAAAAGTCACCGCAACGGCGCAGGGTTTTTCTAATTTTTCGGATTCGGTTCGAAGTTCTAAAAGGAATCCCAAACCGGAAGAGAAAATATTCTTCGAAAACCTGGAAACTCTAACCAAAAAGAAGCTAAACGATTTTAAAAATAAGTTGGTTCTTTCCAAAGAAAGTCCCGAAGATTTCGAGGCTCCGGAAGCTCAGGACGCGCTTGATCTTTCCCTTATGTATCTATTTCATGGAGATACCGAGCGCGCCTTAAAATATCTGTTGTATGCACAAAAAAATTTGGAAGAGAATCCCGCTAAAGAGGTTCCTTAA
- a CDS encoding tetratricopeptide repeat protein: MIAQLFLSGCVYPIRYAETLESDRGFLYLPSQRFTKEKIESIESPWEAKSLRGKAISTEDHNNLGILLAKRSLLDEAEQEFLEAHKSSASDPIPILNLLRLYFLVDAISESRALLSNYLKQASPAERNKIEKILLDNLREEELVIFWDSLSSIPGQEVHSWNGLADYFYRKQDWSKSYFYLEKILVVSPYHKNARGLMLKMADTLEKWDEAIVFGQSLIGTAERVPDLEYYLAHAYSEKKRYDEALEWIRKVPESDRGNLRFLNLWRTCLLSRNPRADLTPLVPYFRRLKAQGLEISEEDFLPTTVPEGREAAERNILGR, translated from the coding sequence TTGATCGCCCAACTCTTTTTGAGTGGTTGTGTTTATCCTATACGCTATGCGGAAACCTTGGAATCGGATCGCGGGTTTCTGTATCTTCCTTCCCAGAGATTTACGAAAGAGAAGATCGAGTCTATCGAAAGTCCTTGGGAAGCCAAGTCCCTCCGAGGAAAAGCGATCAGCACGGAGGACCACAACAACCTAGGGATCCTTTTAGCAAAAAGATCTCTTTTGGATGAGGCCGAGCAGGAATTCTTAGAGGCCCATAAGTCTTCGGCATCCGATCCGATTCCTATTTTGAATCTACTTAGACTGTATTTTTTAGTCGATGCGATTTCCGAGTCCAGAGCCCTGCTTTCGAATTATCTAAAGCAGGCAAGTCCGGCGGAAAGGAATAAGATCGAAAAGATCCTGCTAGACAATCTGCGAGAGGAAGAACTGGTCATTTTCTGGGACTCGTTGTCTTCCATCCCGGGACAGGAAGTTCATTCCTGGAACGGTCTAGCCGATTATTTTTACAGAAAACAGGATTGGTCAAAGAGCTATTTTTATCTAGAGAAGATTTTAGTCGTCAGTCCGTATCATAAAAACGCCAGAGGACTCATGCTGAAGATGGCGGATACGTTGGAAAAATGGGACGAGGCAATCGTGTTCGGTCAGAGTTTGATAGGGACAGCGGAGCGTGTGCCCGATCTAGAATATTATTTGGCTCACGCGTACTCGGAAAAAAAAAGATACGACGAGGCCTTGGAATGGATCCGGAAAGTTCCCGAGTCCGATCGCGGCAATCTACGTTTCTTGAATCTCTGGAGAACTTGCCTTCTTTCCAGGAATCCCCGAGCGGACCTTACTCCCTTGGTACCTTATTTCAGAAGATTGAAAGCCCAAGGTTTGGAAATCTCGGAAGAGGATTTTCTACCTACGACCGTACCGGAAGGAAGAGAAGCCGCCGAAAGAAATATACTCGGTCGTTAA